In one window of Balaenoptera musculus isolate JJ_BM4_2016_0621 chromosome 10, mBalMus1.pri.v3, whole genome shotgun sequence DNA:
- the ASCL1 gene encoding achaete-scute homolog 1, whose product MESSAKMESGGAGPQPFLPPAACFFATAAAAAAAAAAAQSAQQPPPPQPQAPQLSPAADGQPSGGGHKSAPKQVKRQRSSSPELMRCKRRLNFSGFGYSLPQQQPAAVARRNERERNRVKLVNLGFATLREHVPNGAANKKMSKVETLRSAVEYIRALQQLLDEHDAVSAAFQAGVLSPTISPNYSNDMNSMAGSPVSSYSSDEGSYDPLSPEEQELLDFTNWF is encoded by the coding sequence ATGGAGAGCTCTGCCAAGATGGAGAGCGGCGGCGCCGGCCCGCAGCCCTTCCTGCCGCCCGCAGCCTGCTTCTTTGCCACGGccgcggcggcggctgcggcggccgcggcggcgcAGAGCGcgcagcagccgccgccgccgcagccgcagGCGCCGCAGCTGAGCCCCGCGGCCGACGGCCAGCCCTCAGGGGGCGGTCACAAGTCAGCGCCCAAGCAAGTCAAGCGACAGCGCTCGTCCTCGCCCGAACTGATGCGCTGCAAACGCCGGCTCAACTTCAGCGGCTTCGGCTACAGCCTGCCGCAGCAACAGCCGGCCGCCGTGGCGCGCCGCAACGAGCGCGAGCGCAACCGCGTCAAGCTGGTCAACCTGGGCTTCGCCACCCTTCGGGAGCACGTCCCCAACGGCGCGGCCAACAAGAAGATGAGCAAGGTGGAGACGCTGCGCTCCGCCGTCGAGTACATCCGAGCGCTGCAGCAGCTGCTGGACGAGCACGACGCGGTGAGCGCCGCCTTCCAGGCGGGCGTCCTGTCGCCCACCATCTCCCCCAACTACTCCAACGACATGAACTCCATGGCCGGGTCGCCGGTCTCATCCTACTCGTCGGACGAGGGCTCCTACGACCCTCTCAGCCCCGAGGAGCAAGAACTGCTCGACTTCACCAACTGGTTCTGA